In Streptomyces sp. NBC_01551, one DNA window encodes the following:
- the pdxS gene encoding pyridoxal 5'-phosphate synthase lyase subunit PdxS, with translation MSTLPSTPQSAESAIGTSRVKRGMAEQLKGGVIMDVVNAEQAKIAEDAGAVAVMALERVPADIRKDGGVARMSDPNMIEEIIEAVSIPVMAKSRIGHFVEAQVLQSLGVDYIDESEVLTPADEVNHSDKWAFTTPFVCGATNLGEALRRIAEGAAMIRSKGEAGTGNVVEAVRHLRQIKNEIARLRGYDNNELFAAAKELRAPYELVKEVAELGKLPVVLFSAGGVATPADAALMRQLGAEGVFVGSGIFKSGDPAKRAAAIVKATTFYDDPKIIADASRNLGEAMVGINCDTLPEAERYANRGW, from the coding sequence GTGAGCACGCTTCCCTCCACCCCGCAGTCCGCTGAGTCCGCGATCGGCACCTCCCGCGTCAAGCGCGGCATGGCCGAGCAGCTCAAGGGCGGTGTGATCATGGACGTGGTCAACGCCGAGCAGGCGAAGATCGCCGAGGACGCCGGCGCCGTGGCCGTCATGGCTCTGGAGCGGGTCCCCGCGGACATCCGCAAGGACGGCGGCGTCGCGCGCATGTCCGACCCGAACATGATCGAAGAGATCATCGAGGCCGTCTCGATCCCGGTCATGGCCAAGTCCCGCATCGGCCACTTCGTCGAGGCCCAGGTGCTCCAGTCCCTCGGCGTCGACTACATCGACGAGTCCGAGGTCCTGACCCCGGCCGACGAGGTCAACCACTCCGACAAGTGGGCGTTCACCACCCCCTTCGTCTGCGGCGCCACCAACCTCGGTGAGGCCCTGCGCCGCATCGCCGAGGGCGCGGCCATGATCCGCTCGAAGGGCGAGGCCGGCACCGGCAACGTCGTCGAGGCCGTCCGCCACCTGCGCCAGATCAAGAACGAGATCGCCCGCCTGCGCGGCTACGACAACAACGAGCTGTTCGCCGCCGCCAAGGAGCTGCGCGCCCCGTACGAGCTCGTCAAGGAGGTCGCCGAGCTCGGCAAGCTCCCGGTCGTGCTGTTCTCCGCCGGTGGCGTCGCCACCCCGGCCGACGCCGCGCTGATGCGCCAGCTCGGCGCCGAGGGCGTCTTCGTCGGCTCCGGCATCTTCAAGTCCGGCGACCCGGCCAAGCGCGCCGCGGCCATCGTGAAGGCCACCACCTTCTACGACGACCCGAAGATCATCGCGGACGCTTCCCGCAACCTGGGCGAGGCCATGGTCGGCATCAACTGCGACACCCTCCCCGAGGCCGAGCGCTACGCCAACCGCGGCTGGTAG
- the pgsA gene encoding phosphatidylinositol phosphate synthase, giving the protein MLNKYARAFFTRVLTPFAAFLLRRGVSPDAVTLIGTAGVVAGALVFFPRGEFFWGTITITLFVFSDLVDGNMARQAGVSSRWGAFLDSTLDRVADAAIFGGLALWYAGNGNDNVLCAVAIFCLASGQVVSYTKARGESIGLPVAVNGLIERAERLVISLVAAGLSGLETFGVPSWIGVLLPIALWVVAVGSLVTLIQRVVTVRREAAEADAAAAVAEGGAA; this is encoded by the coding sequence ATGCTGAACAAGTACGCGCGTGCATTCTTCACGCGTGTTCTCACGCCATTCGCCGCTTTTCTGCTCCGGCGGGGGGTGAGCCCGGACGCGGTCACCCTGATCGGCACGGCCGGAGTGGTGGCCGGAGCGCTGGTCTTCTTCCCCCGCGGCGAGTTCTTCTGGGGCACGATCACCATCACCCTCTTCGTGTTCTCCGACCTGGTGGACGGGAACATGGCCCGCCAGGCCGGCGTCTCCAGCCGGTGGGGCGCGTTCCTCGACTCCACGCTCGACCGGGTCGCGGACGCCGCGATCTTCGGCGGCCTCGCGCTCTGGTACGCGGGCAACGGCAACGACAACGTGCTGTGCGCGGTGGCGATCTTCTGCCTGGCCAGCGGCCAGGTGGTCTCGTACACCAAGGCGCGCGGCGAGTCGATCGGCCTGCCGGTGGCCGTCAACGGGCTCATCGAGCGCGCCGAACGCCTGGTGATCTCGCTGGTCGCGGCCGGTCTGTCCGGGCTGGAGACCTTCGGGGTGCCGTCCTGGATCGGCGTGCTGCTGCCGATCGCGCTGTGGGTCGTGGCCGTCGGCTCGCTGGTCACGCTGATCCAGCGGGTGGTCACCGTACGCCGCGAGGCGGCCGAGGCCGACGCGGCCGCCGCCGTCGCCGAGGGCGGGGCCGCCTGA
- a CDS encoding elongation factor G-like protein EF-G2 codes for MGATSHHAGAAGRALTADRPSSIRNVVLVGHSGAGKTTLAEALALTAGAVNRAGRVEDGGTVSDYDEIEHRRQRSIQLSLVPVEWGGIKINILDTPGYADFVGELRAGLRAADAALFVISASDGIDGATRMVWDECEAVGMPRAIVVTHLEAARADYAQMTSVCGEIFGAEDPDAVIPLYLPLYGPAGPDGHAPVAGLLGLLSQRVYDYTSGERVERDPEPDELALITDARSRLIEGIIAESEDEGLMDRYLGGEDIDFKTLVDDLERAVARGTFHPVLMAAPATDGARQGLGTVELLELVTGGFPTPLERAAVTVTSPDGAARPDATCDPEGPLVAEVVKTSSDPYVGRVSLVRVFSGTLRPEETVHVSGHGLTDRGHEDHDVDERVGALSSPFGKQQRTLTRVIAGDLACVAKLTRAETGDTLSDKDRPLLMEPWPMPDPLLPLAIEAHSKADEDKLSQGLARLVAEDPTMRLEQNPHTHQVVLWSLGEAHQDVALERLRTRYGVQVDAVPHKVSLRETFGAKATGRGRHVKQSGGHGQFAICEIEVEPLPPGSGVEFVDKVVGGSVPRQFIPSVEKGVRSQAARGLAAGYPLVDVRITLLDGKAHSVDSSDAAFQTAGALALREAAAEARIHLLEPVAELDVSVPDEYVGPVMSDLAGRRGRVVGTEQAGPGRTRVRAEIPEIEIGRYAVELRSVSHGTGRFARAYARHEPMPPQLADKIREQAEKGT; via the coding sequence ATGGGAGCCACCTCACACCACGCCGGGGCCGCCGGCAGGGCACTGACGGCCGACCGCCCCTCCTCGATACGCAACGTCGTGCTGGTCGGCCACAGCGGAGCCGGTAAGACCACCCTGGCGGAAGCCCTGGCCCTGACCGCGGGCGCGGTCAACCGGGCGGGCCGGGTCGAGGACGGCGGGACCGTCTCCGACTACGACGAGATCGAACACCGCCGACAACGTTCCATCCAGCTGTCCCTCGTCCCCGTCGAATGGGGCGGGATCAAGATCAACATCCTGGACACCCCCGGATACGCCGACTTCGTCGGTGAGCTCAGGGCCGGTCTGCGCGCCGCGGACGCGGCCCTTTTCGTCATCTCGGCCTCCGACGGGATCGACGGCGCGACCCGCATGGTCTGGGACGAGTGCGAGGCCGTGGGCATGCCCCGGGCCATCGTCGTCACCCATTTGGAGGCAGCCCGCGCCGACTACGCGCAGATGACCTCCGTCTGCGGCGAGATCTTCGGCGCCGAGGACCCCGACGCCGTGATCCCCCTCTACCTGCCCCTGTACGGGCCCGCCGGGCCCGACGGGCACGCCCCCGTCGCCGGCCTCCTCGGCCTGCTCTCCCAGCGCGTCTACGACTACACCTCCGGCGAGCGCGTCGAACGCGACCCGGAGCCCGACGAGCTCGCCCTCATCACCGACGCCCGCTCCCGACTGATCGAGGGGATCATCGCCGAGAGCGAGGACGAGGGCCTCATGGACCGCTACCTCGGCGGCGAGGACATCGACTTCAAGACCCTCGTCGACGACCTGGAGCGCGCCGTCGCCCGCGGCACCTTCCACCCCGTCCTGATGGCCGCCCCGGCCACCGACGGCGCCCGCCAGGGCCTCGGCACCGTCGAACTCCTCGAACTGGTCACCGGCGGCTTCCCCACCCCGCTGGAGCGGGCCGCCGTCACCGTCACCTCCCCGGACGGGGCCGCCCGCCCCGACGCCACCTGCGACCCCGAGGGGCCACTGGTCGCCGAGGTCGTCAAGACCTCCTCCGACCCCTACGTCGGCCGCGTCTCCCTCGTCCGCGTCTTCTCCGGCACCCTGCGCCCGGAGGAGACCGTGCACGTCAGCGGCCACGGGCTCACCGACCGGGGGCACGAGGACCATGACGTGGACGAACGCGTCGGCGCCCTCTCCTCCCCCTTCGGCAAGCAGCAGCGCACCCTCACCCGGGTCATCGCCGGCGACCTCGCCTGCGTGGCCAAACTCACCCGCGCCGAGACCGGCGACACCCTCTCCGACAAGGACCGGCCGCTCCTCATGGAACCCTGGCCGATGCCCGACCCGCTGCTCCCCCTCGCCATCGAGGCCCACAGCAAGGCCGACGAGGACAAGCTCTCCCAGGGCCTGGCCCGGCTCGTCGCCGAGGACCCGACGATGCGGCTGGAACAGAACCCGCACACCCACCAGGTCGTCCTGTGGTCCCTCGGCGAGGCGCACCAGGACGTCGCCCTCGAACGGCTGCGCACCCGGTACGGGGTCCAGGTGGACGCCGTCCCCCACAAGGTCAGCCTGCGCGAGACCTTCGGGGCCAAGGCCACCGGGCGCGGCCGCCACGTCAAACAGTCCGGCGGGCACGGCCAGTTCGCCATCTGCGAGATCGAGGTGGAGCCGCTCCCGCCCGGCAGCGGCGTCGAGTTCGTCGACAAGGTCGTCGGCGGCTCCGTCCCGCGCCAGTTCATCCCGTCCGTGGAGAAGGGCGTACGGTCGCAGGCCGCCCGCGGGCTCGCCGCCGGCTACCCGCTGGTCGACGTGCGCATCACCCTGCTCGACGGCAAGGCGCACTCGGTGGACTCCTCCGACGCCGCCTTCCAGACGGCCGGGGCGCTCGCGCTGCGGGAGGCCGCCGCGGAGGCCCGCATCCACCTCCTCGAACCGGTGGCCGAGCTCGACGTGAGCGTCCCCGACGAGTACGTCGGCCCCGTCATGAGCGACCTCGCCGGCCGCCGCGGCCGCGTCGTCGGCACCGAACAGGCCGGCCCCGGCCGGACCCGGGTGCGCGCCGAGATCCCCGAGATCGAGATCGGCCGCTACGCCGTGGAGCTGCGCTCCGTATCGCACGGCACGGGCCGGTTCGCCCGGGCCTACGCCCGCCACGAACCCATGCCACCACAACTGGCGGACAAGATTCGCGAACAGGCAGAGAAGGGAACCTAG
- the thrS gene encoding threonine--tRNA ligase, translating into MSDVRVIIQRDSERDERVVATGTTAAELFAGERTVVAARVAGELKDLAYEVKDGESVEPVEISSEDGLNILRHSTAHVMAQAVQELFPEAKLGIGPPVQNGFYYDFDVARPFTPEDLKAIEKKMQEIQKRGQRFSRRVVTDEAAREELADEPYKLELIGIKGSASTDDGANVEVGGGELTIYDNLDAKTGDLCWKDLCRGPHLPTTRNIPAFKLMRNAAAYWRGSEKNPMLQRIYGTAWPSKEELKAHLDFLAEAEKRDHRKLGNELDLFSIPDEIGSGLAVFHPRGGIIRRVMEDYSRKRHEEEGYEFVYSPHATKGALFEKSGHLDWYAEGMYPPMQLDGGTDYYLKPMNCPMHNLIFDARGRSYRELPLRLFEFGTVYRYEKSGVVHGLTRARGFTQDDAHIYCTREQMAEELDTTLTFVLNLLRDYGLTDFYLELSTKDPEKFVGSDEAWEEATAVLAQVAEKQGLPLVPDPGGAAFYGPKISVQCKDAIGRTWQMSTVQLDFNLPERFNLEYTAPDGSRQRPVMIHRALFGSIERFFAVLLEHYAGAMPPWLAPVQAVGIPIGDGHVEYLQEFAAAAKKQGLRVEVDASSDRMQKKIRNHQKLKVPFMIIVGDEDMAAGTVSFRYRDGSQENGIAKDEALAKLAKVVADRVQV; encoded by the coding sequence GTGTCAGACGTCCGTGTGATCATCCAACGCGATTCCGAGCGGGACGAGCGCGTGGTGGCCACGGGCACTACGGCGGCCGAGCTCTTCGCCGGCGAGCGCACCGTCGTCGCCGCGCGCGTCGCGGGCGAGCTCAAGGACCTCGCGTACGAGGTGAAGGACGGCGAGAGCGTCGAGCCGGTGGAGATCTCCTCCGAGGACGGCCTGAACATCCTGCGCCACTCGACCGCGCACGTCATGGCGCAGGCCGTGCAGGAGCTGTTCCCCGAGGCCAAGCTCGGCATCGGCCCGCCGGTCCAGAACGGCTTCTACTACGACTTCGACGTGGCCCGGCCCTTCACTCCGGAGGACCTGAAGGCCATCGAGAAGAAGATGCAGGAGATCCAGAAGCGCGGGCAGCGGTTCTCCCGCCGCGTGGTCACCGACGAGGCGGCCCGCGAGGAGCTCGCCGACGAGCCGTACAAGCTGGAGCTCATCGGCATCAAGGGCTCCGCGTCGACCGACGACGGCGCGAACGTCGAGGTGGGCGGCGGCGAGCTGACCATCTACGACAACCTCGACGCCAAGACCGGCGACCTGTGCTGGAAGGACCTCTGCCGCGGTCCCCACCTGCCCACCACCCGCAACATCCCGGCGTTCAAGCTGATGCGCAACGCGGCCGCCTACTGGCGCGGCAGCGAGAAGAACCCGATGCTCCAGCGCATCTACGGCACCGCGTGGCCGTCGAAGGAGGAGCTGAAGGCCCACCTCGACTTCCTCGCCGAGGCCGAGAAGCGCGACCACCGCAAGCTCGGCAACGAGCTCGACCTCTTCTCCATCCCGGACGAGATCGGCTCCGGCCTCGCCGTCTTCCACCCGCGCGGCGGCATCATCCGCCGGGTCATGGAGGACTACTCGCGCAAGCGGCACGAGGAGGAGGGCTACGAGTTCGTCTACTCCCCGCACGCCACCAAGGGCGCCCTCTTCGAGAAGAGCGGCCACCTGGACTGGTACGCGGAGGGCATGTACCCCCCCATGCAGCTCGACGGTGGTACCGACTACTACCTCAAGCCCATGAACTGCCCGATGCACAACCTGATCTTCGACGCGCGCGGCCGCTCCTACCGCGAACTGCCGCTGCGCCTCTTCGAGTTCGGCACCGTGTACCGGTACGAGAAGTCGGGTGTCGTCCACGGCCTGACCCGCGCCCGCGGCTTCACCCAGGACGACGCGCACATCTACTGCACCCGCGAGCAGATGGCCGAGGAGCTCGACACGACCCTCACCTTCGTGCTCAACCTGCTGCGCGACTACGGCCTGACCGACTTCTACCTGGAGCTGTCCACCAAGGACCCGGAGAAGTTCGTCGGCTCGGACGAGGCGTGGGAGGAGGCGACCGCCGTCCTCGCGCAGGTCGCCGAGAAGCAGGGCCTCCCGCTGGTCCCGGACCCGGGCGGCGCCGCCTTCTACGGCCCGAAGATCTCGGTGCAGTGCAAGGACGCCATCGGCCGTACCTGGCAGATGTCGACCGTGCAGCTGGACTTCAACCTGCCGGAGCGCTTCAACCTGGAGTACACCGCGCCCGACGGCTCCCGCCAGCGGCCGGTGATGATCCACCGCGCCCTGTTCGGCTCCATCGAGCGGTTCTTCGCCGTGCTGCTGGAGCACTACGCGGGCGCCATGCCGCCGTGGCTGGCCCCGGTCCAGGCGGTCGGCATCCCGATCGGCGACGGGCACGTCGAGTACCTGCAGGAGTTCGCCGCGGCGGCGAAGAAGCAGGGCCTGCGGGTCGAGGTGGACGCCTCCTCCGACCGGATGCAGAAGAAGATCCGCAACCACCAGAAGCTCAAGGTCCCGTTCATGATCATCGTCGGTGACGAGGACATGGCCGCCGGCACCGTCTCCTTCCGCTACCGCGACGGTTCGCAGGAGAACGGCATCGCCAAGGACGAGGCCCTGGCCAAGCTGGCCAAGGTCGTCGCGGACCGCGTCCAGGTCTGA
- a CDS encoding phosphatidylinositol mannoside acyltransferase — MGTTREKLVDGLYGLGWAGVKKLPEPAAVALGRRIADHTWKRRGKSVLRLESNLARVVPDASPERLRELSKAGMRSYMRYWMESFRLPAMDRQRFGTDVEIKDDHILREAIASGRGVIVALPHLANWDLAGAWATGHLGIPFTTVAERLKPESLYDRFVAYRESLGMEVLPHSGGSTFGTLARRLRSGGLICLVADRDLSASGVQVDFFGAAARMPAGPALLAQQTGAVLLPVTLYYGDTPKLYGRIHPEVPVPRDGTRVEKTAAMTQAVADAFALGIAEHPQDWHMLQRLWLDDLDDQGERTQ; from the coding sequence ATGGGCACGACGCGGGAGAAGCTGGTCGACGGCCTGTACGGGCTCGGCTGGGCCGGGGTCAAGAAGCTCCCCGAGCCCGCGGCCGTGGCCCTGGGCCGGCGCATCGCCGACCACACCTGGAAGCGGCGCGGCAAGAGCGTGCTGCGGCTGGAGTCGAACCTGGCCCGGGTGGTGCCGGACGCGAGCCCCGAGCGGCTGCGCGAGCTGTCCAAGGCGGGCATGCGCTCGTACATGCGCTACTGGATGGAATCGTTCCGCCTGCCGGCGATGGACCGGCAGCGCTTCGGCACGGACGTCGAGATCAAGGACGACCACATCCTCCGCGAGGCCATCGCCTCCGGGCGCGGCGTCATAGTCGCCCTTCCGCACCTGGCCAACTGGGACCTCGCCGGGGCCTGGGCCACCGGGCACCTGGGCATCCCGTTCACCACGGTCGCCGAGCGCCTCAAGCCCGAATCGCTGTACGACCGCTTCGTGGCCTACCGCGAGAGCCTGGGCATGGAGGTCCTGCCGCACAGCGGCGGCTCCACCTTCGGCACCCTGGCGCGCCGGCTGCGCTCGGGCGGCCTGATCTGCCTGGTCGCCGACCGGGACCTGTCGGCCTCCGGGGTCCAGGTGGACTTCTTCGGCGCGGCCGCGCGGATGCCGGCCGGGCCGGCGCTGCTCGCGCAGCAGACGGGCGCCGTGCTGCTGCCCGTCACCCTGTACTACGGGGACACCCCGAAGCTGTACGGGCGGATCCACCCCGAGGTTCCGGTGCCGCGCGACGGCACCCGGGTCGAGAAGACGGCCGCCATGACCCAGGCCGTGGCCGACGCCTTCGCGCTCGGGATCGCCGAGCACCCTCAGGACTGGCACATGCTGCAGCGGCTGTGGCTGGACGACCTGGACGACCAGGGGGAGCGCACGCAGTGA
- a CDS encoding glycosyltransferase family 4 protein, with the protein MKIGIVCPYSWDVPGGVQFHIRDLAEHLIRLGHEVSVLAPADDETPLPPYVVSAGRAVPVPYNGSVARLNFGFLSAARVRRWLHDGVFDVIHIHEPASPSLGLLSCWAAQGPIVATFHTSNPRSRAMIAAYPILQPALEKISARIAVSEYARRTLVEHLGGDAVVIPNGVDVDFFAEAEPNPDWSGRTLGFIGRIDEPRKGLPVLMAAFPRIVEQCPDVRLLVAGRGDEEEAVASLPAGLRSRVEFLGMVSDEDKARLLRSVDVYVAPNTGGESFGIILVEALSAGAAVLASDLDAFAQVLDQGAAGELFANEDADDLAAAAVRLLRDPARRAELSARGSAHVRRFDWSTVGADILAVYETVTDGAAAVAADERVPLRTRWGLSRET; encoded by the coding sequence GTGAAGATCGGCATCGTGTGCCCCTACTCCTGGGACGTGCCGGGCGGCGTCCAGTTCCACATCCGGGACCTCGCCGAGCACCTCATCCGCCTCGGCCACGAGGTCTCGGTGCTGGCCCCGGCGGACGACGAGACCCCGCTGCCGCCCTACGTGGTCTCGGCGGGGCGGGCGGTTCCGGTGCCGTACAACGGGTCGGTGGCCCGGCTGAACTTCGGGTTCCTCTCTGCGGCCCGGGTCCGGCGCTGGCTGCACGACGGGGTCTTCGACGTGATCCACATCCACGAGCCCGCCTCGCCCTCGCTGGGACTGCTGTCCTGCTGGGCGGCGCAGGGGCCGATCGTGGCCACCTTCCACACCTCGAACCCGCGCTCGCGGGCCATGATCGCGGCGTACCCCATCCTCCAGCCCGCTCTGGAGAAGATCAGCGCGCGGATCGCGGTGAGCGAGTACGCGCGGCGCACGCTCGTCGAGCACCTCGGCGGCGACGCCGTCGTGATCCCCAACGGCGTCGACGTGGACTTCTTCGCCGAGGCAGAGCCCAATCCCGACTGGTCCGGGCGGACCCTGGGCTTCATCGGCCGCATCGACGAGCCGCGCAAGGGCCTGCCCGTGCTGATGGCGGCCTTCCCGCGCATCGTGGAGCAGTGCCCGGACGTACGGCTGCTGGTGGCGGGCCGCGGCGACGAGGAGGAGGCGGTGGCCTCCCTCCCGGCCGGGCTGCGCTCGCGCGTCGAGTTCCTCGGCATGGTCTCCGACGAGGACAAGGCGCGACTGCTGCGCAGCGTCGACGTGTACGTCGCGCCCAACACCGGCGGCGAGAGCTTCGGGATCATCCTCGTCGAGGCCCTCTCGGCGGGCGCCGCGGTGCTGGCCTCCGACCTCGACGCGTTCGCGCAGGTCCTGGACCAGGGGGCGGCCGGCGAGCTCTTCGCCAATGAGGACGCCGACGACCTGGCCGCCGCCGCCGTACGGCTGCTGCGCGACCCGGCGCGACGGGCGGAACTGAGCGCCCGCGGCTCGGCGCACGTACGCCGTTTCGACTGGTCGACGGTGGGCGCGGACATCCTGGCCGTCTACGAGACGGTGACGGACGGCGCGGCCGCGGTGGCCGCCGACGAGCGGGTCCCGCTGCGCACCCGCTGGGGGCTGTCCCGGGAGACGTGA
- a CDS encoding YebC/PmpR family DNA-binding transcriptional regulator produces MSGHSKWATTKHKKAVIDAKRGKLFAKLIKNIEVAARMGGADIDGNPTLFDAIQKAKKSSVPNKNIDSAVKRGGGLEAGGADYETIMYEGYGPNGVAVLIECLTDNRNRAASDVRVAMTRNGGSMADPGSVSYLFNRKGVVLLPKGELTEDDVLETVLEAGAEEVNDLGDSFEIISEATDMVAVRTALQQAGIDYDSADSNFLPTMQVELDEEGARKIFKLIDALEDSDDVQNVFANFDVSDEVMEKVDA; encoded by the coding sequence ATGTCCGGCCACTCTAAATGGGCTACGACGAAGCACAAGAAGGCCGTGATCGATGCCAAGCGCGGCAAGCTCTTCGCGAAGCTGATCAAGAACATCGAGGTCGCGGCCCGTATGGGCGGCGCCGACATCGACGGCAACCCGACGCTCTTCGACGCCATTCAGAAGGCCAAGAAGAGCTCGGTCCCCAACAAGAACATCGACTCCGCGGTCAAGCGCGGCGGTGGTCTTGAGGCCGGCGGCGCCGACTACGAGACGATCATGTACGAAGGCTACGGTCCGAACGGTGTCGCGGTGCTCATCGAGTGCCTCACCGACAACCGCAACCGTGCCGCGTCCGACGTGCGCGTCGCCATGACCCGCAACGGCGGCTCGATGGCCGACCCGGGCTCGGTCTCGTACCTGTTCAACCGCAAGGGTGTCGTCCTGCTGCCCAAGGGCGAGCTCACCGAGGACGACGTCCTGGAGACGGTGCTCGAGGCGGGCGCCGAAGAGGTCAACGACCTCGGCGACAGCTTCGAGATCATCAGCGAGGCCACCGACATGGTCGCGGTCCGCACCGCGCTCCAGCAGGCCGGCATCGACTACGACTCGGCCGACTCCAACTTCCTGCCGACCATGCAGGTCGAGCTGGACGAAGAGGGCGCGCGCAAGATCTTCAAGCTGATCGACGCGCTGGAGGACAGCGACGACGTGCAGAACGTCTTCGCCAACTTCGACGTCTCGGACGAGGTCATGGAGAAGGTCGACGCCTGA
- the pdxT gene encoding pyridoxal 5'-phosphate synthase glutaminase subunit PdxT, which yields MTTPVIGVLALQGDVREHLIALAAADAVARPVRRPEELAEVDALVIPGGESTTMSKLAVLFGMLEPLRERVKAGMPVYGTCAGMIMLADKLLDGREDQETLGGIDMIVRRNAFGRQNESFEAKVEFAGVAGGPVEGVFIRAPWVESVGGAVEVLATYDGHTVAVRQGNVLATSFHPELTGDDRVHAYFVDMVRAGL from the coding sequence ATGACCACCCCCGTTATCGGTGTCCTGGCCCTCCAGGGAGATGTACGGGAGCACCTGATCGCCCTGGCCGCGGCGGACGCCGTGGCCAGGCCGGTCCGGCGTCCCGAGGAGCTCGCCGAGGTCGACGCCCTGGTGATCCCCGGCGGCGAGTCCACGACGATGTCGAAGCTCGCCGTCCTGTTCGGCATGCTGGAGCCGCTGCGCGAACGCGTGAAGGCCGGCATGCCGGTCTACGGCACCTGCGCCGGCATGATCATGCTCGCCGACAAGCTGCTCGACGGCCGCGAGGACCAGGAGACGCTGGGCGGCATCGACATGATCGTCCGCCGCAACGCCTTCGGCCGCCAGAACGAGTCCTTCGAGGCGAAGGTCGAGTTCGCGGGCGTGGCAGGCGGCCCGGTCGAGGGCGTCTTCATCCGCGCCCCCTGGGTCGAATCGGTCGGCGGCGCCGTCGAGGTGCTCGCGACGTACGACGGCCACACGGTCGCCGTGCGCCAGGGCAACGTCCTCGCGACCTCGTTCCACCCCGAGCTGACCGGCGACGACCGCGTGCACGCGTACTTCGTCGACATGGTGCGCGCGGGGCTGTGA
- a CDS encoding HIT domain-containing protein: MLHPMTTEPEQQIGVGTQDAFQRLWTPHRMAYIQGENKPTGPEAGDGCPFCGIPDMSDEDGLVVARGRHVYAVLNLYPYNGGHLMVVPYRHVADYTELDGPETAELADLTKRAMVALRKASGAHGFNIGMNQGAAAGAGIAAHLHQHIVPRWGGDTNFMPVVGHTKVLPQLLADTRQMLADAWPVD, from the coding sequence ATGCTGCATCCCATGACGACTGAGCCGGAGCAGCAGATCGGTGTGGGCACGCAGGACGCGTTCCAGCGTCTGTGGACGCCCCACCGGATGGCCTACATCCAGGGGGAGAACAAGCCGACCGGCCCGGAGGCCGGCGACGGCTGTCCCTTCTGCGGGATTCCGGACATGTCCGACGAGGACGGCCTGGTCGTGGCCCGGGGCCGGCACGTCTACGCGGTGCTGAACCTGTACCCGTACAACGGCGGGCACCTGATGGTCGTCCCCTACCGGCACGTAGCCGACTACACCGAGCTGGACGGGCCGGAGACGGCCGAGCTGGCGGACCTCACCAAGCGGGCCATGGTCGCGCTGCGCAAGGCGTCCGGGGCGCACGGTTTCAACATCGGCATGAACCAGGGCGCGGCCGCCGGGGCCGGCATCGCCGCGCACCTGCACCAGCACATCGTGCCCCGCTGGGGCGGGGACACGAACTTCATGCCGGTCGTCGGCCACACCAAGGTGCTCCCGCAACTCCTCGCGGACACCCGCCAGATGCTGGCCGACGCATGGCCCGTCGACTAG
- a CDS encoding potassium channel family protein: MREQAESRDAVWERRTELPLFYASLVFLAGYAVRVLVNEAHALWRDIATALVLATWLCFIVDFLVRLVLSRQRPRRFIRVHWLDALVVLLPTLRPLRMVKVHDAIQAKHHDQPRRGLYPRVITYAGLSSVLLGFSGSLGMYHVEHTDPHSPIRTFWDAVWCVCQTLTTVGYGDVAPVTAEGRLIAVGLMTFGLGLLGAVTGSFSSWLIQVFRREGEEEGPPGNGSSPGAPRD; encoded by the coding sequence ATGCGCGAACAAGCCGAGAGCCGGGACGCAGTCTGGGAGCGCCGTACCGAGCTGCCCCTGTTCTATGCCTCGCTGGTCTTCCTCGCCGGGTACGCGGTCCGCGTCCTGGTCAACGAGGCCCACGCCCTCTGGCGCGACATCGCGACCGCCCTGGTCCTGGCGACCTGGCTCTGCTTCATCGTGGACTTCCTGGTGCGGCTCGTCCTCAGCCGCCAGCGGCCGCGGCGCTTCATCCGCGTGCACTGGCTGGACGCCCTGGTCGTCCTGCTGCCGACGCTGCGGCCGCTGCGCATGGTCAAGGTCCACGACGCCATCCAGGCCAAGCACCACGACCAGCCGCGCCGCGGCCTCTACCCGCGCGTGATCACGTACGCCGGTCTCTCGTCGGTGCTGCTGGGCTTCTCAGGCTCGCTCGGCATGTACCACGTCGAGCACACGGACCCGCACTCCCCGATCCGGACGTTCTGGGACGCGGTGTGGTGCGTGTGCCAGACGCTGACGACGGTCGGCTACGGCGACGTGGCCCCGGTGACCGCGGAGGGACGGCTGATCGCGGTCGGGCTGATGACCTTCGGCCTGGGCCTGCTGGGCGCCGTGACGGGTTCCTTCTCGTCCTGGCTGATCCAGGTCTTCCGCCGGGAAGGCGAAGAAGAGGGGCCCCCGGGGAACGGAAGTTCCCCGGGGGCCCCTCGGGACTGA